Part of the Streptomyces showdoensis genome, AGCCGGTGCCCCCCGCCGTCCCGCCGCCCCACTCCGACGCCTACCTGAAGGGCGTCGCGCACGCGAAGGAGGCCGTCGAGGACCTGGCGGGCGCCTCCGTGGAGCCCACGCCCCGGGAGGACGAGGAAGCCTGACGAGCAGCCGCCGGGTGCCGCTGGGCGATGGGGGTGCCGGGGGGCGATGGGGGGTGCCGGGGGGGGCGGTGGGGGGTGCCGGGGCGGACGAGTGACCCTATTGTCCTGGTATGCCGTTCTCCGCCGCCCGGGAGCCGGACGGGCCCGCCCGACCGCTGATCCTGCTCGCCGTCACGGACGCCCGTGCCCTGGACCTGCTCGACGGCATGCTGCGGGAGCGGGGGTTCGAGGTGCGGCAGGCCGGGGACGGCGCGGCCGTCCGGCGCGCGCTGCGCGAGCATCCGCCCCAAGGGGTGGTGCTGAGCCTCCTGCTGCCGGGCTGCGACCCCTGGCGGCTCCTCGGCGAGCTGCGCGCCCGCGCCCGTGACCTGCCCGTGGTCGTGACCTCTCCCGTCTACGTCGAGGACGACGCGATCCGCGCCTACCGCCTCGGCGCGGACGACTACATCACGTACGTCCTCTCCACCGCCCAGAGCCTGCCGCGGGTCGCGGCCCGCTTCCGGCGCCTGCTGCCCCGGCGCGAGGACGCCCCGGCGGGACGCGCCGACGGGCGGCCCGGGCAGCGGATCACGGTGGACCGCCCGAGCCGCACCGCCCGAGCGGACGGGACGCCGCTGGACCTCACCCCGCTGGAGTTCGACCTGCTCGCCGTCCTCACCGCCCAGCCCGAGCGGGTGCTGAGTCACGGGCAGCTGCTCCGCCAGGTGTGGGGCGAGGAGGAGCACGCCGATCCCGGCCGGGTGAAGTACGCCGTCCTGCGCCTGCGCCGCAAGATCGCCGAGGCGACCGGCGGGCGCACCGGCATCGCCACCGTCCGCGGCATCGGCTACCGCTACCGCCCCGGGGACTGACCGCCCCCGCCGCCGGGGGCGTTCGGCCCCTCCGGGTCCGGCGGCGAAGGTCCCGAACCGCGCGCCGGACGTCCTCCACCGCCCCGCGGCAACCCGGCCGCACCCGCTCCGCACCCGCCCCGCAACCTCACCGCGGGACCGTCGACGTACCGGCACGCACGGCACGACCGACGGACGGAGAGAAACGGTGACGGAGTTGGTGGCGCTCGTTCCCGCACACGACGAACAGGACGGCATCGTCGCCACCCTGGCCGGCCTCTACCGGCAGTCCCTGCGACCCGACCGGATCGTCGTGGTCGCGGACAACTGCGCCGATCTCACCGCGGAGATCGCCGAACGCTGCGGGGCCGAGGTCTTCGTCACCTCCGGCAACCGGGACAAGAAGGCGGGGGCGCTCAACCAGGCCGTGCCCGCGGTCCTCGACACCCTCCCCGACGACGCCCTGCTCCTCGTGCAGGACGCCGACACCGTGCTCAACCCCGGCTTCGTCCGGTGCGCCGTCGACGCCCTGGACGAGGACGAGGGCGTCGGAGCGGTCGGAGGGATCTTCTTCGGCGAGGAGGGCGGCGGACTGCTCGGCCTCCTCCAGCGCATGGAGTACGAGCGGTACGCCCTGGAGATCCACCGCAAGGGCAACGAGGCGGTCGTCCTCACCGGGACCGGCACCGTCTTCCGCGCGCGGGTGCTGCGCGAGGTGCGTGCCGCGCGCCGGGCGGGCCGGATCGGCGGCGGGGACGGCTACTACAGCCTCGCCTCGCTCACCGAGGACGACGAGATCACCAAGGCCGTGAAGACGCTGGGGCACCGCACCGTCTCCCCCGACGGCTGCTGGCTGGTCACCGAGGTCATGCCGACCCTGCCCAAACTGTGGCACCAGCGGATGCGCTGGCAGCGGGGCGCCCTGGAGAACCTGCGCGACTACGGCCTGACCAGGGTCACCCTGCCGTACTTCGGGCAGCAGATCATGCTCGGCCTCGGCGCCGTCGCGCTCGGCCTGTTCGCCGTCTTCACCGTGATCGTGCTGGTCACCGTCGGCTGGCAGGGCTTCTCGCTGTTCTGGACGGCGATCACGCTGATCTTCGTCCTGGAACGCACGCTGACCGTGCGCGGGGCGGGCCGGCGGGCGGTCCTGCTGGCCCTGCCGCTCGTCCCGGAACTCCTCTACGACGTGTTCCGGCAGCTGGTGTTCGCCCGCTCCCTCGTCGACCTCGTCCTGCGTCGGCAGGAGCACTGGGTCGCCACCTGAACAGACCGAGCAGACCGAGCAGACCGAGCAGGCCCGACCAGACCTGACCTGACCTGACCTGACCTGACCAGAAAGGATCACCATGTACGGGAAACCCATCGGAGCGAGTGCCGTGGGCGGCACGGGCGCGACCCTCGCCGCGACGGGCGGCGGCCTCTCGCCGCTCGCCGTGCTCGGGCTGATCGTGGCCGCGACGACCCTGA contains:
- a CDS encoding response regulator transcription factor, whose amino-acid sequence is MPFSAAREPDGPARPLILLAVTDARALDLLDGMLRERGFEVRQAGDGAAVRRALREHPPQGVVLSLLLPGCDPWRLLGELRARARDLPVVVTSPVYVEDDAIRAYRLGADDYITYVLSTAQSLPRVAARFRRLLPRREDAPAGRADGRPGQRITVDRPSRTARADGTPLDLTPLEFDLLAVLTAQPERVLSHGQLLRQVWGEEEHADPGRVKYAVLRLRRKIAEATGGRTGIATVRGIGYRYRPGD
- a CDS encoding glycosyltransferase, whose translation is MTELVALVPAHDEQDGIVATLAGLYRQSLRPDRIVVVADNCADLTAEIAERCGAEVFVTSGNRDKKAGALNQAVPAVLDTLPDDALLLVQDADTVLNPGFVRCAVDALDEDEGVGAVGGIFFGEEGGGLLGLLQRMEYERYALEIHRKGNEAVVLTGTGTVFRARVLREVRAARRAGRIGGGDGYYSLASLTEDDEITKAVKTLGHRTVSPDGCWLVTEVMPTLPKLWHQRMRWQRGALENLRDYGLTRVTLPYFGQQIMLGLGAVALGLFAVFTVIVLVTVGWQGFSLFWTAITLIFVLERTLTVRGAGRRAVLLALPLVPELLYDVFRQLVFARSLVDLVLRRQEHWVAT